Within the Thermosynechococcaceae cyanobacterium Okahandja genome, the region CTGCCGCTGCCAGTGCCCCCACCGGTGGCTTGGCCAGTGGTCTTGCGGGTGCCCCTGTGAATGGCGGCCTATTTGGTGATCCCTACCAAGGCACGATTGAACTGGAGTTTAGCCGTGCGTTTGGGCGCAATGGGCAAAATAATGTTGCCGTGCGCCTGCAATATACCAATGCCTCAACCTTGAATATTTCCCAGAATGCTGGGGGTCTTAACGCCGAACTCACCCTAGGTAAATTTGGCCTTTTTGGCCGCTATGGCTACTCGGGTATGAAGCTCTACGGCACGGGGGCAACGATTTTGGGGTTGGGGCCTTTTGCCGTGGATCCTGGGGTCTTGATCATCCCAGCCGGTGGCGAAGTGAATACCACCGCCCAAACTTGGATGGCAGGGGTTGCCTATCGAGACTTATTGGCCGAAGGCTCACTTCTTGGGGCGGCTGTCGGTCAACCGTTTATTAACTCCTTGGCATCAGCACCCGGCATTAATGATGCAACCCAAACGAACTACGAGCTATTTTTCCGCTATCCCCTCAGCGATAACATTGCCATCACACCAGTGTTTATGGCGGTTACAAACGCCAACAACAGCTCTACCAATAGTCCAATTCTGCAGGGGCTCATTCGGACCACGTTTAGCTTCTAGCCTCGTTACCCCCCTTAGAAACGGCGTTGAGCCATAGCTGCTGCCGTTGTGGCTCAGCGCGCTTTGGGCTGCTGTGAACAGGCGCTTTGTCTGTTGCCTCCCCAAATTGGAGCCACACTCCTTGGCAACATTCGGTGTTATTCAGAAAAGGGAGGAAAAGGCAAATTTTCTTTGAAGAAAGAATCTTGATTTTGTGTGATCCGAGTCACAAAAATCTTTAGAAATCAAAAATTATTTAGCAAATTTTAATAAATTTTACTTATTCTTTATCGACGACTGAAAATTCCGTTAACATGCCAGCCTGTGTGGGTTTTAACAGTATCGGCCTTGTTTTATTCTCTGTTCAAATGTTCATGGCGAACAAAATGCCCTAGGTGCTTGGGTTTTGGGGTTCGTGGTAGGTTGAAACAGTTCCGCTATGAGAGCGAACACGGCACCAGTACGGGTTAGCCTGTGACCTTGGTGCCCCGCTGTCCTGCCGTATGGATGCCCTTTTTAACGGACGCTTATGAAGAAAACGCTGTACATTGGTTTGACGACAACTGCGCTAGCAGTGTTTGGAGTGCTCTCTGACAGTCGTGCCGATACCGCCCCAACCACCACCAGTTCTGCGCCTGCGGCTGAGACTGCTGTGATCGCCAGTAAAGTGGGGGAACGTCAAGCCACTACGCCGGTGACAACCCGGGCGATCGCCACCCTGCATCGCCACGAAAAACAGGGTCGTGAAGCCATTACCGTCTATTTGCGGGGAATTCCCATTCTCACGTTCATGGGCACCAGTGCCGCCCAGCCAGCGGGGGTTAAAGTGGCTGCTGCGAATGGTGCCGCAACCCCTGAGCAGACCACCCTTTCTGATGCCGCCCAACAGGCAACTGTGCTCACCGCACGGCTGAACCAACTCCACGAGCAAGGCTTTGATGCCAACCTTGTGCGGGTTCGCTGGGATGAACAGCAGCAGCGCTATCGCATCTACGCCGACAAAGAGCACCTGCTCACCCTCAACAACCAGATTCTGCTACCCCAAAACCAGCAGCGCAGTGATGAACAGGCCCTGCGCATTGCCAACCTGATTCGGCGGCAGTTGGGGAACGCCCCAGCCCTTACCAGCATCGAGGGATCCGAAAATACGATTGTGGCGGTTGGCCCGATTCGGATGCAACTTACGGGTCTTGCCTCTTGGTATGGCCCTGGCTTCCACGGTGCCCGTACCGCCAACGGCGAGCGGTTTAACCAAGATGCCATGACCGCTGCCCACAAAACCCTACCCTTTGGCACCCGGGTTCGGGTCACCAATCTCCATAACGGGCGCTCGGTCATTGTGCGGATTAACGATCGCGGCCCCTTTACCCCTGGACGGGAAATTGACCTCTCCCGGGGTGCTGCGGCGGCCATTGGCCTGATTGGTGCAGGGGTTGGCCCAGTGCGGATTGATGTCCTGCAATAAACGGCAGATGCCCTTACCCCTCCCCCAAAGCCAAAATGATAGAATGAACCACATGCTAGGGGTGTCTGTGGTCAGAGCAGGCTGAGAATAAACCCTTAGAACCTGAACCAGATCATGCTGGCGAAGGGAAGCTGTCTAGAGAGGATTCTATCAATGGTGCGTAGCGAATGGATTGCGGCCCGTAAGGGGCAGGAGAATGTGACCCAGATGCATTATGCCCGCCAAGGGATCATCACCGAGGAGATGCACTACGTGGCGCGGCGCGAAAACCTACCCCCAGAACTCATTCGCGATGAAGTGGCGCGGGGGCGGATGATTATTCCCGCCAACATTAACCACCCCAACCTTGAGCCGATGGCCATCGGTATTGCCTCTAAGTGCAAGGTCAATGCCAATATTGGCGCATCTCCCAACTCCTCGAACTTGGAGGAGGAACTGGCCAAACTGCACCTTGCGGTCAAGTACGGAGCCGATACGGTGATGGACTTGTCCACCGGTGGCGGCGATCTCGATGCCATTCGCACGGCGATCATTAATGCCTCACCCGTGCCCATTGGGACGGTTCCGGTTTATCAGGCGCTTGAAAGTGTCCATGGCAACATGGATCGGCTGACGGCGGACGATTTCCTGCACGTCATTGAAAAGCACGCCCAGCAGGGGGTGGACTATATGACCATTCATGCGGGCATCCTCATTGAGTACTTGCCGTTGGTGAAGAACCGAATTACGGGCATTGTCTCCCGCGGCGGTGGTATCTTGGCTAAGTGGATGCTGCACCACCACAAACAAAACCCCCTTTATACCCACTTCCGCGACATTATTGAAATTTTCAAAAAGTACGATGTTTCCTTTTCCCTCGGGGATTCGCTGCGGCCGGGCTGTCTCCACGATGCCTCTGATGAGGCTCAATTGGCAGAGCTAAAAACGCTGGGTGAGCTGACCCGTAAGGCATGGGAGCACGATGTGCAGGTGATGGTGGAAGGCCCTGGCCATGTGCCCATGGATCAAATTGAGTTCAATGTGCGCAAGCAAATGGAAGAGTGCTCCGAAGCGCCCTTCTACGTCCTAGGCCCCTTGGTGACAGATATTGCCCCCGGCTATGACCACATTACCAGTGCGATTGGGGCAGCGTTAGCGGGTTGGTACGGCACCGCCATGCTCTGCTATGTGACACCGAAGGAGCACTTGGGTTTGCCCAATGCCGAAGATGTGCGCAATGGTTTAATTGCCTACAAAATTGCGGCTCATGCGGCAGATATTGCCCGTCACCGTCCGGGGGCACGCGATCGCGATGACCAACTTTCCCGTGCTCGCTATAACTTTGACTGGAATAAGCAGTTTGAGCTAGCGTTAGATCCGGATCGGGCGCGGGAGTACCACGATGAAACCCTGCCTGCGGATATTTACAAAACGGCTGAGTTTTGCTCGATGTGCGGGCCGAAATTCTGCCCGATGCAAACCAAGGTGGATGCTGATGCCTTAGCCGAACTGGAGCAGTTTTTGGCGAAGGATAAAGTCAGCGTCTAGGATTCTCAGGGAGTCATGATGGTCTCCCTGCTCAGCACGGATGGGGGGGTGATCCTGCTAGTGGCGATCGCCCTCCTGTTTGACGTGACCAATGGGTTTCATGATGCCGCCAATGCGATTGCAACGGTGGTGGCAACCCGTGCCCTTTCGTTACGGCGGGCGTTAGTGGTGGCGGCGATCGCCAATTTTGGCGGTGCATTTTTAAGTACCCGTGTTGCGGTGACCCTTGAGCAGGGAATTCTTGACAGCCGCCAACTGGGTAGTCATTGGCTCGGGGTGATTGGTGCCGCCTTGGTGGGAGCTATGCTCTGGAATCTGCTGACCTGGTATTGGGGGCTGCCGAGTAGCTCCTCCCATGCCCTCATTGGTGGCTTGGTTGGTGGGGCGGCCGCCCAAGGCTTGGCTGAGGCTGTGGCTTGGCCGCAACTGGTGCAGCGTGTCCTGATACCGATGGTGGTGTCGCCGCTCCTTGCCATAGGGGTGGGAATGCTCTTCGTTGCCCTAGTCGAGCAATGGCTCCATCGTTGGGGCAATGTACCGGAAGACCGCTGGCAACGCCTGCAAATTATGAGCGGTACGTTGATGGCCGTGGCTCATGGTGCCAATGATGCCCAAAAAACCATGGGGGTGATTACGCTGGCCTTGGTGAGTGTTGGCCAGTTATCACTAGAGGCTGGCATTCCCCTGTGGGTGATGGCAAGCTGTGCGCTGGCGATCGCGATCGGCACCTACGGCGGTGGCGATCGGATTATCCACACCACCGGCGAAAAAATTACCGCCCTTGACCCCATCAGTGGCTGTATCGCCAACCTGAGTGCGGCGTTAACGGTAGCAGCCGCGAGCTTGGCCGGGGTTCCTGTGAGTACCACCCAAGTGGTCGTCGGTGCCATCACCGGCGCAGGCTATGGCCGTCATCCTGAGCGCGGCATTCACTGGCAAACGTGGGGACGTATTCTGGTGGCATGGGCACTCACCGTTCCGGGATCAGCCCTGATGGCCGCCACCATAGGCGGGGGCTTGACTGCGCTGATCCTTTATTAGACTTGCCCCAAAAGCGCCAGCAAAGACAGCAA harbors:
- the thiC gene encoding phosphomethylpyrimidine synthase codes for the protein MVRSEWIAARKGQENVTQMHYARQGIITEEMHYVARRENLPPELIRDEVARGRMIIPANINHPNLEPMAIGIASKCKVNANIGASPNSSNLEEELAKLHLAVKYGADTVMDLSTGGGDLDAIRTAIINASPVPIGTVPVYQALESVHGNMDRLTADDFLHVIEKHAQQGVDYMTIHAGILIEYLPLVKNRITGIVSRGGGILAKWMLHHHKQNPLYTHFRDIIEIFKKYDVSFSLGDSLRPGCLHDASDEAQLAELKTLGELTRKAWEHDVQVMVEGPGHVPMDQIEFNVRKQMEECSEAPFYVLGPLVTDIAPGYDHITSAIGAALAGWYGTAMLCYVTPKEHLGLPNAEDVRNGLIAYKIAAHAADIARHRPGARDRDDQLSRARYNFDWNKQFELALDPDRAREYHDETLPADIYKTAEFCSMCGPKFCPMQTKVDADALAELEQFLAKDKVSV
- a CDS encoding septal ring lytic transglycosylase RlpA family protein, with product MKKTLYIGLTTTALAVFGVLSDSRADTAPTTTSSAPAAETAVIASKVGERQATTPVTTRAIATLHRHEKQGREAITVYLRGIPILTFMGTSAAQPAGVKVAAANGAATPEQTTLSDAAQQATVLTARLNQLHEQGFDANLVRVRWDEQQQRYRIYADKEHLLTLNNQILLPQNQQRSDEQALRIANLIRRQLGNAPALTSIEGSENTIVAVGPIRMQLTGLASWYGPGFHGARTANGERFNQDAMTAAHKTLPFGTRVRVTNLHNGRSVIVRINDRGPFTPGREIDLSRGAAAAIGLIGAGVGPVRIDVLQ
- a CDS encoding inorganic phosphate transporter translates to MVSLLSTDGGVILLVAIALLFDVTNGFHDAANAIATVVATRALSLRRALVVAAIANFGGAFLSTRVAVTLEQGILDSRQLGSHWLGVIGAALVGAMLWNLLTWYWGLPSSSSHALIGGLVGGAAAQGLAEAVAWPQLVQRVLIPMVVSPLLAIGVGMLFVALVEQWLHRWGNVPEDRWQRLQIMSGTLMAVAHGANDAQKTMGVITLALVSVGQLSLEAGIPLWVMASCALAIAIGTYGGGDRIIHTTGEKITALDPISGCIANLSAALTVAAASLAGVPVSTTQVVVGAITGAGYGRHPERGIHWQTWGRILVAWALTVPGSALMAATIGGGLTALILY